The proteins below are encoded in one region of Labeo rohita strain BAU-BD-2019 chromosome 15, IGBB_LRoh.1.0, whole genome shotgun sequence:
- the arl4aa gene encoding ADP-ribosylation factor-like 4aa translates to MGNGISEQPNFLSNLPFCNSLHIAILGLDFAGKTTVLYRLQFNEFVNTVPTKGFNAEKVKVAVGDSAVTFHFWDVGGQEKLRPLWKSYTRGTDGIVFVVDSLDTERMEEAKTELHKITRSSENQGVPVLIIANKQDLRQALSLSQIETMLALNELGPSTPWHLQSTCAIIGEGLKEGLERLYDMILKRKKMLRQQKKKK, encoded by the coding sequence ATGGGGAACGGAATATCAGAGCAACCCAACTTTCTATCCAATCTTCCATTCTGTAATTCTCTTCACATCGCTATTCTGGGTCTGGACTTTGCAGGCAAAACGACGGTCCTGTACCGTCTGCAGTTCAATGAGTTTGTCAACACTGTCCCCACCAAAGGTTTCAATGCAGAGAAAGTCAAAGTAGCTGTTGGGGACTCAGCGGTGACGTTTCACTTTTGGGACGTTGGCGGTCAGGAGAAACTGCGCCCTCTTTGGAAGTCCTACACACGTGGTACGGATGGCATCGTGTTCGTTGTGGACTCTCTGGACACGGAGAGAATGGAAGAGGCGAAGACAGAGCTTCACAAAATCACACGCTCCTCTGAAAATCAAGGAGTGCCTGTGTTAATTATTGCTAACAAGCAGGACTTGAGACAGGCTCTGTCACTGTCACAGATAGAGACCATGCTGGCACTTAATGAACTGGGACCCTCTACGCCGTGGCACCTGCAGTCCACCTGCGCCATCATTGGTGAAGGTCTTAAAGAGGGACTCGAAAGACTTTATGACATGATCCTAAAACGAAAAAAGATGCTCAGAcagcaaaagaagaaaaaatag